One Georgenia wutianyii DNA segment encodes these proteins:
- a CDS encoding MurR/RpiR family transcriptional regulator: MVESGPPPDGAALVSRISAVLPELRPAERRVGEAVVADPTSVARESITALAERCRTSAPTVVRFAKRMGFSGYPQLRLALAKAAGIEEGRTARGPISGTLDPGDTLEQVVAKIGYADARAVEDTTAMLDIAALEAAVDALVGARRIDLVGVAASGVTATDLCQKLSRLGLQATCHHDRHAALTALSLRGPGDVVIAISHSGSTPDVIAPTRLAVEQGVTAIALTNHPGSKLAQTADIALITTTRETTFRSGAMASRIAQLVVVDCLFVAVAMRDMDATHAALDASFKAVADL; encoded by the coding sequence ATGGTCGAGTCCGGCCCTCCCCCCGACGGCGCCGCGCTGGTGAGTCGCATCAGCGCCGTGCTGCCCGAGCTTCGCCCCGCCGAGCGACGGGTGGGTGAGGCGGTCGTCGCCGACCCCACCTCCGTGGCCCGCGAGTCGATCACCGCTCTCGCCGAACGGTGCCGCACGTCCGCGCCCACCGTCGTGCGGTTCGCCAAGCGCATGGGCTTCTCCGGCTACCCGCAGCTGCGCCTCGCGCTGGCCAAGGCGGCCGGCATCGAGGAGGGGCGCACCGCCCGCGGCCCCATCTCCGGCACGCTCGACCCGGGCGACACCCTCGAGCAGGTCGTCGCCAAGATCGGCTACGCCGACGCGCGCGCCGTGGAGGACACGACCGCGATGCTCGACATCGCGGCGCTCGAGGCCGCCGTCGACGCGCTCGTCGGGGCCCGCCGGATCGACCTCGTCGGCGTGGCGGCCAGCGGCGTCACCGCGACCGACCTGTGCCAGAAGCTCTCCCGCCTCGGCCTGCAGGCCACGTGCCACCACGACCGGCACGCCGCGCTCACCGCGCTGTCGCTGCGCGGGCCGGGCGACGTCGTCATCGCCATCTCCCACTCGGGCAGCACGCCCGACGTCATCGCCCCGACGCGGCTCGCGGTCGAGCAGGGCGTCACGGCCATCGCGCTCACCAACCACCCGGGCTCCAAGCTGGCGCAGACGGCCGACATCGCGCTCATCACGACGACGCGCGAGACGACGTTCCGCTCCGGGGCGATGGCCAGCCGCATCGCCCAGCTCGTCGTCGTCGACTGCCTGTTCGTCGCCGTGGCGATGCGGGACATGGACGCCACCCACGCCGCCCTCGACGCCAGCTTCAAGGCCGTCGCCGACCTCTGA